ATTGCATAGTTTGGGGGCCATAATAGATGGTAAGAGGCAGTAGCCTGAGACCAGTGGagctcctctttttttcttttgaatttacatggcattcttcccaatgagggGGTATTCCTTCTCTCATTGACCACCAAGGCAGCCAAAAAAGTGACAGAGAAAGGCCAGTATACACTGTTTTCTTTTAcaagtacagtgaaaccttggattacaagcataatctgttccaaagtactcgcatatcaaagcgagtttccccattgaagtcaatagaaacaaaaataattggttccgcattgacttcaatggcatgcaataccgcatgtggccagaggcgggggcgccggagagcctcgtaaaCACCCTGAAAgggccgaggacacctcggctgaactcggaaaggctTAGGAACGGAGTATTTCTGCAATTTTCCGAGCATTTCGGCTCTACTCGGctccagcaccccccctccccacctcaggCCACACCGCTTTGCCTTGAATCCTTctcgtgttgcgagacaacactcgcaaaccgagtcagttcttttttaaatacagtgcccgTATTGTaaaacactcgttaaccgcgttactcgcaatccgaggttccactgtctaGCTCGGCTAATTACATCTAGTATAACAACAGGGTGACTTTAATGAGTCATAGTTAGACCTGAAAGCGCAGTCGACCAAATAACCCAACACCAAAACAAATGGTGTAACTGTTAAAATCCACCCATTGTCTTGTCCCCCTGGATGAGAATACGTTTTCCCATCCTTGTGAGGTTACCAACCTCTGTCATTCACATGTCCCACTTTCCCCAGATATTGTTATTTTACCATCTTGTCCTATAGCTAAAATAGCATGTAGGGGCTCAGTGAAGATGGCAGTGAAGGTGTGCAAGTGTCGGACTGGGTAACACAGGTCATAGAAGGATAGTTGCCCTTCCTCGTAATCCAGATAAATCTTGACTCGATCACTAGAGACATTGTCAGGCACCTGTATCACTTTACTGTCATGTATAACTGAATACCGACTATCCCACCTTTCCAAACACCAGGATTTGTTATTATTTCCAATCAATGACTGATCACCGCTTCTGGCTATACTAGGGTAACACATCCCAACTATCCACCTCTGTGACCCACCGACATCCACCTCCCAGCAATGTCGCCCTGAGAAAAATTGCCAACTGCTTAAAACCTGAGGCTGATCCTGAAATCTTTCATTTTTTCCTGGGTAAATCTGGTTTGGTGACCAAgaagcagttttcccatcatctGAAATATGTACATAACTACCAGCAGTATTTATATCCAGTGATATGTCTTTATTCTTCAGCAGTCCAGGTATTTTCTGTACCGACCCAGTGGTGGGTCTTCCTTCTCCCATCTCGGTTGAGATGGGTTGAGAGAGTGGCCTGGATGGTTCAGTGGCCTTGGTGGGAACTGTGTCCTCAATATTAGAACATGGATAGCCACGTGTGCCTGTATGTTTCCGCACCGTCATCCCAGACATAATATCAGACAAACCTGTGTGTAATGTGGCTGAAATGAGAGCCACATCCAGGTCTCTTCCATCACTGAGGTGTTTATCAGTTCTCCATCTTTCCTCGTCATCTCCTATCACTTTGTCACACAAGAGACCCGTGTCTGATTCCTGCAAGACAGTTATTGGATCAGAAATGGAACACAGTTCCTCGATGTAACACATCTTACTGAACAGCTCATCCTTCTTTACTTCTAGTAGTTGGATCATATCAGAAAACGAGAACGAGATCTGCTCCATCTGCCTGGAGATTTCGCTCCGGACTCTGTTCTCTAGGTCCTCAAGCTGTGCCCTGATGTCTCTGAACATCAAAGTGATTTTGTTGGTTTCATCAGCGGCTTTCTCTTGTACTTTTCTCCTGCTttcctgcagactctggactctcCTCTCAGTCTCCATTTTCTCTGTCTTCACGTTCTGTAGAACATTTCTcaatttctcttttttcttttctgaagCCTCATCCAGCTTCTCCACCTGGTGTCCCTGGTGTTCTCCATCTTGCCTGCAAGACCTGCAGATGCAGGCAGTgtcctcagtgcagtaatactccaggatcTTCTTGTGAACGGAGCATGTTCTGCTCTCCAGGAACGTGTTGGGGTCAGATAAGACATGTTCCAATGACTTGGTGTGGACCTTTAGGTGTTTTTCGCAGAGGAAGGCTTCACACAACTGACAGAATTTAACAGCAGATGCTGGAATATCAACACAATAAGTACAGGAGGCCCCTGTTTCCTGTTGGTTTGGCGGGGCAGACAAAAAACGTTCTGCTATGTTACACAAGGTTATGTTTTTCTGCAGTACAGGACGTTCCTTAAACTCTTCTCggcattcaggacaggaatatcctcCAGACTTCTCTTGTTTGTCCAGCACACAATCAATGCATGCTCGGCAGAAGTTGTGTCCACATTTCAGGTTTACAGGGTCCGTATAAATGCTCAGACACACGGAACACTCCAGCTCCTCTCTTAGATCAGCAGATGCCATTGCTGACGCGTCAGAAGAAATGAAACTGAAAGTATTTTATTCTCCGCATTCATAATTGTTGTTTAGACGATCTTGTGATCTAATCTTTATTCATGTAAAAACGTTTAAATGAGTAAGCAAAGCTCATACTCTATAACGCCCCCTAAACTCACCAACCGTCTTAAAAACATATATTAACAAAGCCTTTTATAAGTCATTGGTCATCTCTATGGTACAgaaatacagaaataaaaaaacataaaggttGCTAGACTATTTTGCAGTGCAGAGCATGGCTTTTGAAATCAGAAGGTAATGTTCATTTCTTCACTAAtccaaaagacaagggggcagatccacaaagaaattacgccggcgtatctattgatacgccagcgtaatttcaaaattcccgcgttgtatctttgttttgaatcctcaaaacaagatacgacagaatctcagctagatccgacaggcgtacgtcttcgtacgccatcggatctaagctgcaatttttcggcggccgctaggtggcgttccctgtcgaaatccgcgtcgagtatgcaaatgagctatttacggcgatccacgaacgtacgtccggccggcgcatttttttctgtcgtttgcgttcggctttttccggcgtatagataaagctgctatactgaggcgtactcaatgttaagtatggccgtccttcccgcgtacaattttgaattttttacgtcgtttgcgtaagtcgttcgcgaataggaatttgtgtagaatgacgtcaccgtcgtaagcattggcgggttccggtttaatttgcgcactgggatacccccagggacggcgaatgcgcagttccaaaaaaacgttgtttacatcgggtcacgacgtattaacataaaacacgcccccattagatccatttgaattccgcgcccttacgccgcgagagatacactacgccgccgtaacttatggcgcggattcgttgtgaaattcaaattaaaaaagataagttacggcggcgtagcgtatcttagatacgctgcgcccggcgcagatgtatgtggatctgccccaagggcTGGTAAACGTTTTGATCTGCCTTAAAGtcgttgtaaagcttcgtgtttttttaaagcggtagtaaacccgctgaacttttttatttttttaaccctgtaaagcaaaaggcataatgagctagtatgcaccgcatactagctcattataaaattcTTACCTTATAACGAGGCATCAgtaactcacctggtccacgccgagggagatgacatctTGCCTcgccgtgtcttctgggtatcgcggctccagcgctctgagtggctggagccgcaatgtcttcactcctgcacatgcgagcaggagacttctttccggcaaggttcCGGCGGCTGCCTGGGCCTGAAGCcgaaaatcccctgtgcgcatgtgccgctgcattcagcggctcattgtgaggggaatatctcctaaaccatgtattgtagggaggtctgtatgggctgtattgtagaagggggctgtaatgtaggggggtctgtattgtagaggtggtctgtaatgtaggggggtctgtactgtaggggggtctgcactgtggggaaggggtctgcactgtagggagggggtctgtactgtagggaggggatctgtactgtagggaggtctgtgtaacatgcagggggtccagaactgttagggggtgtctgtgtaacaaactgtgcggggctgtgtaatgtaaaggggtttcagaggtgcggtgctatgtaatgtaaaggggtccagaggtgcggtgctgtgtaatgtaaaggggtccagaggtgcggtgctatgtaatgtaaaggggtccagaggtgcagggtgctgtgtaatgtaaaggggttcatagttgcagggtgctgtgtaatgtaaaggggcccagaggtgcagggtgctgtgtaatgtaaaggggcccagaggtgcagggtgctgtgtaatgtaaaggggcccagaggtgcagggtgctgtgtaatgtaaaggggcccagaggtgcagggtgctgtgtaatgtaaagggtcccagaggtgcagtgtaatgtaagggggcccagaggtgcagggtgctgtgtaatgtaaagggctcacaattcataagtattaaaagcaatatggggaggaAAATGCATGGCCCAACGCGTACCCCTGTAGACGTCCTATTGGAAACGCATCAGAGCCATGCattttgctccccatattgcttttaatacctatgaattgtgatcacctttctttataatatattatattttattatttatattgtttttttcattaaaacctctCATGACATTTTCATCGTTTTATTGTTTAtggacactacattacattgttgtttatattgttcactttattgattttaatttcacattttgttgtggtgcaatttttgccattacatcctttgtgtcacaatatatggtcacaccccattaggtgtatacagccattgctACATTACCATTCACTTCTGTCCTCCATAGACTTGTATACTTGCCAATAGTTCTTTTATTATTCAAGGAAGAATCATTAGAAATGACAATTGTTTGGTGATTGGATGGTGCTCAGCACCCAACCCTCCTGTAATGTCTTTGTCCCGTCTGACTAATACTGTACAAGCTCTGTCTTCTTTCAGAAGCCTTTTGCCGATTCTTTAGCACATCTTTTGGTCTTTTCATCTTCTATCTCTTTGTCATGTATGCAGTAATTGCTTTGCGTAAATGCACAAGAAAAGCCCTAATTCCAAAATACTCAATGTCAATGAAGATTGAG
The Rana temporaria chromosome 6, aRanTem1.1, whole genome shotgun sequence DNA segment above includes these coding regions:
- the LOC120943158 gene encoding E3 ubiquitin/ISG15 ligase TRIM25-like, which encodes MASADLREELECSVCLSIYTDPVNLKCGHNFCRACIDCVLDKQEKSGGYSCPECREEFKERPVLQKNITLCNIAERFLSAPPNQQETGASCTYCVDIPASAVKFCQLCEAFLCEKHLKVHTKSLEHVLSDPNTFLESRTCSVHKKILEYYCTEDTACICRSCRQDGEHQGHQVEKLDEASEKKKEKLRNVLQNVKTEKMETERRVQSLQESRRKVQEKAADETNKITLMFRDIRAQLEDLENRVRSEISRQMEQISFSFSDMIQLLEVKKDELFSKMCYIEELCSISDPITVLQESDTGLLCDKVIGDDEERWRTDKHLSDGRDLDVALISATLHTGLSDIMSGMTVRKHTGTRGYPCSNIEDTVPTKATEPSRPLSQPISTEMGEGRPTTGSVQKIPGLLKNKDISLDINTAGSYVHISDDGKTASWSPNQIYPGKNERFQDQPQVLSSWQFFSGRHCWEVDVGGSQRWIVGMCYPSIARSGDQSLIGNNNKSWCLERWDSRYSVIHDSKVIQVPDNVSSDRVKIYLDYEEGQLSFYDLCYPVRHLHTFTAIFTEPLHAILAIGQDGKITISGESGTCE